Proteins from one Thermococcus sp. genomic window:
- a CDS encoding metalloregulator ArsR/SmtB family transcription factor gives MERRDEILNFIRGKPGITFRELARELGLGIGDLQYHLRKLEAEGKVFSKRIGRRRYIFPAGLEEDAQRLIVAIATETRRRILLLLLERPMSQGEIAEALGVSQPTVSYHMRELEKLGVVEGVRNGKSITYRLKYDPEMLVRVIREYRPSLWERLADSLVDILAGMGGGDD, from the coding sequence ATGGAGCGGAGGGACGAGATACTCAACTTCATCAGGGGAAAGCCCGGGATAACTTTCAGGGAGCTGGCGAGGGAACTCGGGCTTGGCATAGGCGACCTCCAGTACCACCTCCGGAAGCTCGAAGCCGAGGGAAAGGTGTTCTCAAAAAGGATAGGGAGAAGGCGCTACATATTCCCCGCCGGACTTGAGGAAGATGCCCAGAGGCTGATAGTTGCGATAGCCACCGAAACCCGGAGGAGAATACTCCTCCTGCTCCTTGAGCGACCGATGAGCCAGGGAGAAATCGCCGAGGCCCTGGGAGTGAGCCAGCCGACGGTGAGCTACCACATGAGGGAACTTGAAAAGCTGGGCGTAGTTGAGGGAGTGAGAAACGGAAAGAGCATTACGTACCGCCTCAAGTACGACCCGGAGATGCTCGTCAGGGTAATCAGAGAGTACAGGCCAAGCCTGTGGGAGAGGCTCGCCGACAGCCTTGTGGACATCCTCGCGGGGATGGGTGGTGGAGATGATTGA
- a CDS encoding TldD/PmbA family protein: protein MGVVELFRFAERLAERYGIEYYEIRLMKISSTRLSMENGQLDELSQNGETGIGVRAFNGAWGFSSANDMKRAEKAVETAFKIAKLSRGEAKIYLGDPVEDEAEIKVEKPFTDVDISEKLALLREVDGLLGGTSSRSAGYADSLVETIYVNSLGSEIRTRVPRIALRFSVTVRGNGDMQTYWKTFGGTLGWELIEGIDLPYWTSLVKEKARQLLKARSPPSGEFEVIMDPELTGVFIHEALGHAVEADLVKNGDSILAGKLGERVAVEGLTVVDDPTLRGKFGSYIYDDEGVKAKRVEIIKDGVLVTYLNDRETSAHFGLEPNGHARAQSYAHQPLVRMGNTYVERGSWSLEEMLEEVKNGLYMVGDKGGQVDTAGGTFTFGAKEDYLIRNGEIAEMVRDVALSGKTLEVLRRIKAVGKDVRVEFPGYCGKGQSVPVDDGGPHILTRALVGGTR from the coding sequence GTGGGAGTGGTGGAGCTCTTCAGGTTCGCCGAAAGGCTCGCGGAAAGGTACGGGATTGAATACTACGAAATCAGGCTCATGAAGATCTCATCAACGAGGCTCTCGATGGAGAACGGCCAGCTGGACGAACTCTCCCAGAACGGCGAGACCGGAATAGGAGTTAGGGCCTTCAACGGGGCATGGGGCTTTTCTAGTGCCAACGACATGAAGAGGGCCGAGAAGGCCGTCGAGACGGCTTTTAAGATAGCCAAACTCTCCAGGGGGGAGGCGAAGATATATCTCGGCGACCCCGTTGAGGACGAGGCCGAGATTAAGGTGGAAAAACCCTTCACCGACGTGGACATCTCCGAAAAGCTCGCCCTTCTGCGGGAAGTTGATGGCCTACTTGGGGGAACTTCGAGCAGGTCTGCTGGCTACGCGGATTCCCTAGTTGAGACCATCTACGTTAACTCCCTCGGGAGCGAGATAAGGACGAGGGTTCCGAGGATAGCCCTCCGCTTCTCCGTTACAGTTAGGGGAAACGGCGACATGCAGACCTACTGGAAGACCTTCGGGGGAACCCTCGGCTGGGAGCTAATCGAGGGCATCGACTTACCTTACTGGACTTCCCTCGTAAAGGAGAAGGCCCGGCAACTGTTGAAGGCGAGAAGTCCTCCCTCTGGAGAGTTCGAGGTCATAATGGACCCCGAACTGACGGGGGTTTTCATCCACGAGGCTTTGGGACACGCCGTCGAGGCCGACCTCGTGAAGAACGGGGACAGCATTCTCGCTGGAAAGCTCGGGGAGCGGGTAGCTGTTGAGGGGCTTACGGTTGTGGACGACCCAACGCTCAGGGGCAAGTTTGGCTCCTACATCTACGATGACGAGGGCGTTAAGGCGAAGCGCGTCGAGATAATAAAGGACGGGGTTCTCGTTACGTACCTCAACGACCGCGAAACCTCGGCCCACTTCGGCCTTGAACCGAACGGCCACGCCAGAGCTCAGAGCTACGCGCACCAGCCCCTCGTGAGGATGGGGAACACCTACGTTGAAAGGGGTAGCTGGAGCCTTGAGGAAATGCTGGAAGAAGTGAAGAACGGCCTCTACATGGTCGGCGACAAGGGTGGCCAAGTTGATACCGCCGGCGGAACTTTCACCTTCGGGGCCAAGGAGGACTACCTGATAAGGAACGGGGAGATAGCAGAGATGGTCAGGGACGTTGCTCTCTCGGGGAAGACCCTCGAAGTCCTCAGGCGGATAAAGGCCGTTGGGAAGGACGTTAGGGTCGAGTTCCCCGGCTACTGCGGAAAGGGGCAGAGCGTCCCGGTTGACGACGGCGGGCCACACATCCTCACGAGGGCGCTCGTCGGGGGAACCCGCTGA
- a CDS encoding ferritin family protein yields the protein MAIEVDIIQDVETFLRNLNGYELLSYAICNEECGAETYEWLAGKTEGPVSEELERLAKEKRKHAVQMRQLFEELYPGLEPLDFNAPPLDALPLCCELMKAKDIEDALAIALLSESIARDVYKKLQRMSKDEKVAGLFARLAGIKEESYRRLLKLYESFSGKSKTF from the coding sequence ATGGCCATTGAGGTTGACATTATTCAAGATGTGGAGACCTTCCTCAGGAACCTCAACGGTTACGAGCTCCTCAGCTATGCGATATGCAACGAGGAATGCGGAGCTGAGACCTACGAGTGGCTCGCCGGGAAGACCGAGGGGCCGGTCTCGGAGGAGCTGGAGAGATTAGCTAAGGAGAAGAGGAAGCACGCAGTTCAGATGAGACAGCTCTTCGAGGAGCTCTACCCCGGACTGGAACCCCTTGACTTCAACGCGCCACCCCTCGATGCCCTCCCGCTGTGCTGTGAGCTGATGAAGGCGAAGGACATCGAGGATGCCCTCGCAATAGCCCTCCTCTCGGAGTCCATAGCGAGGGACGTCTATAAGAAGCTCCAGAGGATGAGCAAAGACGAAAAGGTGGCAGGGCTCTTCGCCCGCCTGGCGGGGATAAAAGAGGAATCCTACAGGAGGCTCCTCAAGCTCTACGAGTCCTTCTCGGGGAAGTCGAAGACCTTTTAA
- a CDS encoding TldD/PmbA family protein: protein MIDELISLLERRDVEWEIYWEKGRSGSFGIERENLERSQRKFYSGVGLRMGYKGKLGFSYITGLTHDRGTLERFVERTIKLARVSEVPFKGFPVPSNVPGVKGLYDRKIDEMPFEEAHSMALEVASLMRSVKADDETLSGSISFAVSSEGVVNSNGVELETRTTGMGVYIYAVKGTGTGSFHQTYRSLQPLEEIEMGITRAREDARLSGMAKRLEPFRGELVLEPEAFESLLWLFLENVFGDTVYHRRSRFSETGVEVGGEAFTLEDDSTLDGLPGSYPFDGEGSPGQRTVVVENGVLRSFLLDHTLASFLGMESTGNALRSFRSVPRIGTSNVVVGTGDLDLEDFEGVVIKDTLGAHTANPVSGDFSLTVSLGYLLRDGEPRPFRDNMLSGNVFELLRTIKPGKRAERRGSFISPRVLVEAVLV from the coding sequence ATGATAGATGAGCTCATCTCACTGCTGGAGCGGAGAGATGTTGAGTGGGAAATTTACTGGGAAAAGGGGCGGAGCGGTTCCTTCGGGATAGAGCGCGAGAACCTTGAGCGCTCCCAGAGGAAGTTCTACTCGGGCGTTGGCCTCAGGATGGGCTATAAAGGAAAGCTCGGCTTCTCATACATCACCGGTCTTACCCACGATAGGGGAACCCTTGAGAGGTTCGTTGAGAGGACCATAAAGCTCGCCAGAGTAAGTGAAGTCCCTTTCAAAGGTTTTCCGGTTCCCTCCAATGTTCCGGGGGTTAAGGGACTCTACGACAGGAAGATAGACGAGATGCCATTTGAGGAAGCCCACTCTATGGCCCTTGAGGTCGCTTCCCTCATGCGCTCTGTGAAAGCCGATGATGAGACCCTCTCCGGTTCCATCTCCTTCGCGGTCTCCAGCGAGGGCGTCGTCAACTCCAACGGCGTCGAGCTTGAGACGAGAACGACAGGGATGGGGGTTTACATCTACGCCGTTAAGGGAACCGGAACCGGCTCTTTCCACCAGACCTACAGGTCTCTCCAGCCTTTGGAGGAAATCGAGATGGGAATAACCAGAGCCAGGGAAGATGCGAGGCTCAGCGGTATGGCGAAGAGGCTTGAACCCTTCAGGGGAGAGCTTGTGCTTGAGCCGGAGGCTTTCGAGTCCCTCCTCTGGCTCTTCCTTGAGAACGTCTTCGGGGACACGGTTTACCACAGGAGAAGTCGCTTCTCCGAGACGGGGGTAGAGGTTGGTGGAGAGGCTTTCACCCTTGAGGACGATTCAACTCTCGACGGTCTTCCCGGGAGCTACCCCTTCGACGGTGAAGGCAGTCCCGGGCAGAGAACAGTCGTTGTTGAGAACGGAGTTTTGAGGTCGTTCCTCCTCGACCACACCCTCGCGTCCTTTCTGGGAATGGAGAGCACGGGCAACGCCCTCAGGAGCTTCCGCTCGGTTCCGAGGATAGGGACGAGCAACGTCGTCGTTGGCACGGGAGACCTCGATCTGGAGGACTTCGAGGGGGTGGTCATCAAAGACACCCTCGGCGCCCACACGGCCAACCCGGTGAGCGGGGACTTTTCTCTAACCGTCTCCCTGGGTTACCTCCTCAGGGACGGTGAGCCAAGGCCCTTCAGGGACAACATGCTCTCCGGCAACGTCTTCGAGCTACTGAGGACAATCAAACCCGGAAAGAGGGCCGAGAGGAGGGGCTCTTTCATCTCCCCGAGGGTTCTTGTGGAGGCCGTCCTTGTGTAA
- a CDS encoding DUF58 domain-containing protein, whose product MRTLVGYALWLVFLGVALLSPFTTALAVLPLTVLAMGILVKPPGEFEVERTFTPQETSIGGEVIEEIRMKSGEGLGVIVLRPSLPLGLEAEKKFFVLFKGPGEREFTVRRRLKVTAPGRHEIPGVEVLALNPSLTRSNWLIAGEKAELIATPGRVPRRPRLRARERLRPYSIRGAPTIEFREVREYRPGDPLKVINWKATARFGRTLVNEFEREGGRTVIVVLDVKALERGPGAFEATSTLVGYFISKEYSVGLYLLGLGRLVPPMTGERALKAILGEALNSWNAPMKVANESARVRSVILRYSARPVVITSLSEGNFRSVAEIAGMRGVVVNVLPESPLERLESLGLANMLSGIARTINWGRVRPSKAIATVAGEVS is encoded by the coding sequence ATGAGAACCCTCGTTGGCTACGCCCTCTGGCTGGTCTTCCTCGGCGTTGCACTCCTTTCACCCTTCACAACCGCGCTGGCGGTTCTCCCGCTGACGGTTCTTGCCATGGGAATCCTCGTAAAGCCACCAGGGGAATTCGAGGTCGAGAGAACCTTTACCCCGCAAGAGACGAGCATCGGCGGGGAGGTAATCGAGGAAATCAGGATGAAGTCTGGGGAAGGGCTCGGGGTTATCGTGCTCAGGCCCTCTCTCCCCCTTGGCCTTGAGGCAGAGAAGAAATTCTTCGTCCTCTTCAAGGGGCCGGGGGAGAGGGAGTTCACAGTAAGGAGAAGGCTCAAGGTTACTGCCCCGGGGAGGCACGAGATCCCGGGGGTCGAGGTGCTGGCCCTGAACCCATCCCTGACGCGCTCCAACTGGCTGATAGCTGGTGAAAAGGCCGAGCTAATCGCCACTCCCGGGAGGGTTCCGAGAAGGCCAAGGCTCAGGGCCAGGGAGCGCCTCAGGCCCTACTCGATAAGGGGCGCGCCAACAATAGAGTTCAGGGAGGTTAGGGAGTACAGGCCCGGCGACCCGCTCAAGGTCATCAACTGGAAGGCGACGGCGAGGTTCGGCAGAACTCTCGTCAACGAGTTCGAAAGGGAAGGCGGGAGGACGGTCATCGTTGTGCTCGACGTCAAAGCCCTTGAAAGGGGTCCCGGGGCCTTTGAGGCGACCTCCACGCTCGTTGGCTACTTTATCTCAAAGGAGTATTCCGTGGGCCTCTACTTGCTGGGCCTCGGAAGGCTCGTGCCCCCGATGACCGGCGAGAGGGCCCTCAAGGCAATCTTAGGCGAAGCCCTGAACTCCTGGAACGCCCCGATGAAGGTCGCGAACGAATCCGCGAGAGTCAGAAGCGTAATCCTGAGGTACTCCGCAAGGCCTGTCGTCATCACGAGCCTCTCGGAAGGGAACTTCAGGAGTGTTGCCGAGATAGCCGGCATGAGGGGGGTCGTCGTTAACGTGCTCCCGGAAAGCCCGCTTGAGAGGCTTGAGTCGCTGGGGCTGGCCAACATGCTCTCCGGCATCGCGAGAACGATAAACTGGGGGCGCGTCAGGCCCTCAAAGGCCATAGCGACGGTAGCCGGTGAGGTCTCATGA
- a CDS encoding transglutaminase domain-containing protein, with translation MRAGLASIAVLVLAFLILTSSLGQPGLGPQRRPVKTGKGPELPLLTENLTLTIYNATHVSYLRVEVFGSYADGHWIPVAANYSKRPPMSEPSLPHHTELDRIRVKAGFVINGTLPLPLNTANVSVRTLWDRNGGTFRTAGGTSNYTFTAVSYSYDLPVLLNLTPGKLGEYLAIPPDLRDAVLPIAMTFNNTGLGKYLELINLQYYLLYSKKYSENVTFPEGVDRVAYFLENSSYGTSYDFASALVLLARAIGIPARLVRGYKILPNPERQVINASRFYYWVEVYFNGTGWLTVDPLVPYPHPGQYVPLSAVPERKVINGTEAKFLLLDVKREANLSDLGVMSPLNVSMEVSNFSVMVTVKEKPRGGLYPIALTDREGRALYSLVWFNASSDVEPPGVLRAVSGGSSSRYSLILSGGDNLSVETSNWTKTLSVVSEEGKVRLWFVITPPEGARLGLSFQWIRLKSGGREETVYLPVYVSDVSIVSASSPLHAIVGEPFNVTGRVRAGGSGEKPNGTVVFFSGDDGYPVIGKARVKNGTFKMVAEFPERERPGLKHLNLYFFPDEMAGRYWPFFPGMTFIPMTVIQKSHFNVSREVVTRPGELSLTGKLQDSAGRPIGNATFDYFWGNVSGKGVTDGEGKFTLNLYVGPGEHLLGLVYTGDGLYNGTHTEVHVYGVVVKAPAVVKGTIGKPIPVSAEVEGMRNGTIELTFGNESREIRVVNGSFSVNLGPFRKAGEYTVYLWGTGSIIGTIQVAVVSPLNLTVETREVKAGERSRIVILARDGLGGPVPNIPLHIVLPGFNGTVYTNEDGKAELFLNFTRPGKVTVEVTFKGSTFYLPARTRATIEVVKGRSPLPYLLPLLILPVLPLLVRKRKKIVEEETGGMLVAGGVPVVREGETFEVELLCDGELLVDGKPVGRGRKFRLSLGSGRHRLEAKCNRRRFSVTVEVYPDYRTAVERLYETFLSWASKLINVESLTPREIEVALSRVIPQPEALRAIRESVEMALYGKREPSRESFLRFYRAVERVVGQ, from the coding sequence ATGAGGGCCGGCCTAGCTTCGATAGCCGTGCTTGTCCTTGCGTTTCTCATCCTTACCTCTTCCCTTGGCCAGCCGGGCCTGGGGCCCCAGAGGAGGCCGGTAAAGACCGGAAAAGGGCCCGAGCTACCACTGCTCACCGAGAACCTCACGCTCACCATCTACAACGCGACCCACGTCTCCTACCTGCGGGTCGAGGTCTTCGGGAGCTACGCGGATGGGCACTGGATACCGGTCGCTGCAAACTACTCAAAGAGACCCCCTATGAGCGAGCCCTCGCTTCCACACCACACCGAGCTCGACAGGATTAGGGTTAAGGCCGGCTTCGTGATAAACGGCACGCTCCCCCTGCCCCTCAACACGGCCAACGTTAGCGTTAGAACCCTCTGGGACAGGAACGGGGGAACGTTCAGAACCGCCGGTGGAACGTCCAACTACACATTCACCGCCGTGAGCTACTCCTATGACCTCCCGGTGCTCCTCAACCTGACCCCCGGGAAGCTTGGGGAATACCTCGCCATACCGCCCGACCTTAGGGATGCCGTTCTACCGATTGCGATGACCTTCAACAACACCGGCCTTGGAAAGTACCTCGAACTGATTAACCTGCAGTACTACCTCCTCTACTCGAAGAAGTACTCGGAAAACGTTACCTTTCCGGAAGGCGTTGACAGGGTCGCCTACTTCCTTGAGAACTCAAGCTATGGAACCTCCTACGACTTCGCCTCGGCCTTAGTCCTCTTAGCCCGGGCAATAGGGATTCCCGCGAGGCTCGTCAGGGGCTACAAGATACTCCCCAACCCGGAAAGGCAGGTCATCAACGCGAGCAGGTTTTACTACTGGGTCGAGGTCTACTTCAACGGGACCGGCTGGCTGACCGTCGATCCGCTCGTCCCCTACCCCCATCCCGGGCAGTACGTCCCGCTCTCGGCTGTTCCCGAGAGGAAAGTCATAAACGGAACCGAAGCCAAGTTCCTGCTCCTCGACGTGAAGAGGGAAGCGAACCTCAGCGACCTGGGGGTTATGAGCCCCCTCAACGTCTCGATGGAGGTTTCAAACTTCTCCGTTATGGTAACCGTCAAGGAGAAGCCAAGAGGAGGACTTTACCCGATAGCCCTGACGGACAGAGAAGGAAGGGCCCTCTACTCACTGGTCTGGTTCAACGCGTCGAGCGACGTCGAGCCACCGGGGGTTCTCAGGGCAGTCTCTGGAGGTAGTTCCTCCCGCTATTCCCTCATCCTCTCAGGGGGAGACAACCTCTCGGTGGAAACCAGCAACTGGACAAAAACGCTGAGCGTCGTCTCGGAAGAAGGAAAGGTAAGGCTGTGGTTTGTCATCACACCACCTGAAGGAGCCCGGCTAGGCCTGAGCTTCCAGTGGATAAGGCTAAAATCTGGTGGAAGAGAGGAGACGGTTTACCTCCCGGTTTACGTTTCCGACGTTTCCATAGTGAGCGCCAGCTCGCCATTACATGCTATCGTCGGGGAGCCCTTCAACGTCACCGGAAGGGTTAGGGCTGGCGGAAGCGGTGAAAAGCCCAACGGGACAGTGGTGTTCTTCTCGGGCGACGATGGGTATCCGGTCATTGGAAAGGCGAGAGTCAAAAACGGGACGTTCAAGATGGTGGCCGAGTTTCCGGAGAGGGAAAGGCCCGGGCTGAAGCACCTAAATCTCTACTTCTTCCCGGACGAGATGGCCGGTCGCTACTGGCCCTTCTTCCCGGGGATGACCTTCATCCCGATGACCGTCATTCAGAAGAGCCACTTCAACGTGAGCAGGGAAGTCGTCACCAGACCCGGCGAGCTGTCCCTGACCGGGAAACTGCAGGACTCCGCAGGAAGACCGATAGGGAACGCGACCTTCGACTACTTCTGGGGCAACGTGAGTGGTAAAGGCGTAACCGACGGGGAAGGGAAGTTCACGCTCAACCTCTACGTGGGCCCCGGGGAGCACCTACTGGGGCTCGTGTACACCGGGGACGGCCTCTACAACGGCACGCACACGGAGGTTCATGTCTACGGGGTCGTGGTTAAAGCTCCGGCGGTCGTCAAGGGAACCATAGGAAAGCCAATCCCGGTCTCGGCCGAGGTTGAGGGGATGAGGAATGGGACGATAGAGCTGACCTTCGGCAACGAGTCGAGGGAGATAAGGGTAGTCAACGGCTCCTTCTCGGTGAACCTCGGCCCCTTCAGGAAGGCGGGTGAATACACAGTCTACCTCTGGGGCACGGGGTCGATAATAGGCACCATTCAGGTCGCCGTAGTTTCGCCCCTCAACCTGACCGTCGAAACGAGGGAAGTTAAGGCCGGGGAGCGGAGCAGAATAGTAATCCTCGCAAGGGACGGCCTCGGGGGCCCTGTTCCGAACATACCACTCCACATAGTGCTCCCGGGCTTCAACGGCACGGTTTACACCAACGAGGATGGAAAAGCCGAGCTGTTCCTTAACTTCACGAGGCCCGGAAAGGTAACCGTCGAGGTCACCTTTAAGGGCTCGACCTTTTATCTACCTGCCAGAACCAGAGCGACGATAGAGGTCGTGAAGGGGAGAAGTCCACTACCCTACCTTCTACCACTCCTCATCCTTCCAGTCCTGCCCCTGCTCGTGAGGAAAAGGAAGAAGATCGTTGAAGAAGAGACCGGCGGAATGCTCGTTGCCGGTGGAGTCCCGGTTGTGAGGGAGGGGGAGACCTTCGAGGTCGAGCTACTCTGCGATGGAGAGCTTCTCGTGGACGGGAAGCCCGTTGGGAGGGGAAGGAAGTTCAGGCTCAGCCTGGGGAGCGGGAGGCACAGGCTTGAGGCAAAGTGCAATAGAAGGCGCTTTTCCGTCACCGTCGAGGTCTATCCGGACTACAGGACGGCCGTTGAGAGGCTCTACGAGACCTTCCTGAGCTGGGCCTCAAAGCTGATAAACGTTGAGAGCCTAACACCGAGGGAGATAGAGGTGGCCCTCTCAAGGGTAATCCCGCAGCCGGAGGCACTGAGGGCGATAAGGGAGTCGGTGGAGATGGCCCTCTATGGAAAAAGGGAGCCGAGCAGAGAGTCCTTCCTGAGGTTTTACAGGGCCGTTGAAAGGGTGGTGGGCCAATGA
- a CDS encoding PH domain-containing protein — MGKEENPKLPKSVLRHLEPDEKVLFSIRKKISMEKPKWLLVTDRRIIYLDEKILGRYDLKAVPYQKLEQVTVKLGIMSSEFVIEGEENVTLKLGWMNKEEARKAINAIKDALNAIAVEPVSIEVNKGLTSETWVLKKPKEFITRTMPAYHTQPVAGEKEDPLEKLKKLKELYDMGVISQEEYEEKRKKLLEEI, encoded by the coding sequence ATGGGGAAGGAAGAAAACCCCAAGCTCCCGAAGTCGGTTCTAAGGCATCTGGAACCCGACGAGAAGGTTCTCTTCTCGATAAGGAAGAAGATAAGCATGGAGAAGCCCAAATGGCTTCTGGTCACGGACAGGAGGATAATCTACCTCGACGAGAAGATACTCGGGAGGTACGACCTTAAGGCAGTTCCATACCAGAAGCTGGAGCAGGTCACGGTAAAGCTGGGCATAATGAGCTCGGAGTTCGTCATAGAGGGCGAGGAGAACGTAACGCTCAAGCTCGGCTGGATGAACAAGGAGGAGGCAAGGAAGGCAATAAACGCGATTAAAGACGCCTTAAACGCGATAGCCGTCGAGCCGGTCTCGATAGAGGTAAACAAGGGGCTGACGAGCGAGACGTGGGTTCTGAAGAAGCCGAAGGAGTTCATAACGAGAACCATGCCTGCTTATCATACCCAGCCCGTTGCCGGAGAGAAGGAAGACCCGCTTGAGAAGCTCAAGAAGCTGAAGGAGCTCTACGACATGGGTGTCATAAGCCAAGAGGAGTACGAGGAGAAGAGGAAGAAGTTGCTTGAGGAAATTTGA
- a CDS encoding BtpA/SgcQ family protein: MDFGRKPLIGMVHLRPLPGSYLYDGNFDALIESALRDAKTIEKAGFDAIMVENFGDVPFPKYVDKTTVAAFTAVAKEIRDEISLPLGINVLRNDGIAAYSIAYAVKADFIRVNVLSGVAYTDQGIIEGIAHELAKLRKLLPSKIQVFADVHVKHAVHFGDFEDSLRDTVERGLADAVIVSGKATGKPVDIERLALAKRISPVPVLVGSGTTYGNLPELWKYADGFIVGTWIKRKGKVENEVSLERARKLAELAKHLRS, from the coding sequence ATGGACTTTGGCAGAAAGCCCCTTATCGGAATGGTTCACCTAAGGCCCCTTCCCGGTTCATACCTCTACGACGGCAACTTTGATGCCCTCATCGAGTCCGCCCTCAGGGACGCGAAAACGATTGAGAAAGCGGGCTTCGACGCGATAATGGTCGAGAACTTCGGCGATGTGCCCTTCCCGAAGTACGTTGACAAAACGACAGTTGCGGCATTCACCGCTGTTGCGAAGGAAATCCGCGACGAAATCAGCCTTCCACTCGGTATAAACGTCCTTCGCAATGACGGCATCGCCGCCTACTCAATAGCCTACGCGGTAAAGGCGGACTTCATAAGGGTGAACGTGCTGAGCGGCGTCGCCTACACAGATCAAGGGATAATAGAGGGCATAGCCCACGAGCTTGCAAAGCTGAGGAAGCTTCTCCCGAGCAAAATCCAGGTCTTTGCCGACGTTCACGTCAAGCACGCCGTCCATTTCGGAGACTTCGAGGATTCCCTGAGGGACACCGTTGAGAGGGGTCTGGCCGATGCTGTAATAGTGAGCGGAAAGGCAACTGGAAAGCCGGTTGACATCGAGAGGCTCGCCTTAGCGAAGAGAATCTCTCCCGTTCCGGTTTTGGTCGGCTCAGGAACGACCTACGGTAATCTTCCGGAGCTGTGGAAATACGCTGACGGCTTCATCGTTGGTACGTGGATTAAGCGGAAAGGGAAGGTTGAAAACGAAGTTTCTCTGGAAAGGGCGAGGAAACTGGCCGAGCTGGCGAAACATCTTCGGTCTTGA